The sequence below is a genomic window from Streptosporangium lutulentum.
GACGGGGCCGGTGCCGCCGAGCTCTTTGATCCGGATGTTGCGGAACGCGACGTCGTCACCCGTGCCGTGGTTCTGGATGCCGATGTGCCCCTCCCGCAGGCTGCGGGCCGGGTTGGTGTTGGTGAAGTCGTTGATCCTCGTTCCGTTGAGGAAGACCTGGAGTCGCTCGCCCTGGACGAGAAGCTCGTAGGTGTTCCACGCGCCCGGCGGGTTCAGCGCCGCGTCCCGGGCGGCGATATCGGCGGACTTGACCGCGTAGACGGATCCGGTGGTGCGGTCGGCCGAGTCGGTGGCGTCGATCTGGACTTCGTAGCCCTTGCTCGTGTTGAGCGGGTCGGAGGCGGGAAGGCCGACGAAGACGCCCGAGTTGTCGTCGCCGGCAAGCTTCCAGTCGAGCTTGAGCGAGTAGGCGGCGAACTTCTTCGCCGAATACCACAGCACGCCCATGCCCCCGGTGGAGGTGAGGGTGGAGTCGGAGTTGGTGAAGCTGCCCGGCCCGGTCTGCGTCCAGCCGGTGGTCGAGCCGTTGTACAGCGGGGTGTAGCCGGTCTCCGGGCGGCAGTCGGCCTTCGCCATCCCAGCCGCGTAGCGGATGCCGCCGAGCAGCAGCGTGCGGAAGCCCGGCTCCGCGTAGGAGGCGATGGTGTGGCCGAGGCCGGTGTAGAACGACCGGCCGGAGGCCACCGGACGGCACCAGGTGATCGGGTGGTCACCCATGTCACCGCCGCTGTAGCTGCCCTCGTCGAGGGTCTGCAGCACGTGGGCGGTGCTTCGCGGGTTGGTGCGGTAGTTGTACCACTCGTCGCTTCTGGACCAGGTCGGCGCCAGGTGGGCGGTGGCCGCGTGGGCGCGGTCCTCGGTCTTGACCGTCGCCTGCTGGGGGGCCGGGTGCCCCTTGAACCAGGCGCCGGCGAGGTTGCTGCCGTAGTACGGCCAGTCGTACTCGGTGTCGGCGGCGGCGTGGACGCCGAAATAGCCGCCTCCGCCGTTGACGTAGCTCTCGAAGGCGGCCTGCTGGGTGTTGTTGAGCACGTCACCGGTGGTGCTGAGGAACACCACGGCCTTGTACTGCGCGAGGTTGCCCGTGGTGAAGGCCGCGGCGTCCTCGGTGGCGGTGACGGTGAAGTTGTTGGCCGCGCCCAGATCGCGGATGGTCTGGATGCCGGTGGGGATCGCGTCGTGCCGGAAGCCGGCCGTCTTGGAGAAGACCAGCACCTTGTAGGCGGGGTCGGCGGCCTGTGCGGCCGTCGGGACGAGCACGGTCGCGGCGACCAGTGTGGCCGCGCCCATGGCCGTGAGCCCGCGTCGTAAGAGGCTCCGCATGGCTGTCCTTTCGTCCGTGGTGCCCGGTGCGGCGGGGACCCGTCGCACCGGGATCCGCGTCACTTGGTGATGGTGAGGGTGTCCACGTCGAGCAGAGCCCCGGAGCCGCCGGTGAAGGACAGGAACAGAGCTCCGGAGGCCGACCCGGTCAGCGTGGTCGAGACGTTGACGAAGGTGTCCCAGCTACCGGTGTTCGCGACGTTCACCGACCCCAGGAGGGTGCCGGTGGCCGAGCCCGATCGGATCTGGATGGTGCCGCCGGGACCGCCGGAGGAGACGCGGGCGCTGAAGGCGGTGGCGCCGGCGGTGTTGACCGAGGAGTAGCCGGCCCAGTCGCCGTTGTCGACGTATCCGGCGGTCTTGCCGCCGCTGGCCCCGGCGTGGTCGGCCGGCTGCACGCCCAGGGTGGAGGTGTAGGCCTCGCCCTCGACGGTCTGGGTGGTGCCGCCGGTGCCGGTGCCGAAGGTGAAGGCGTCCAGGTCGAACAGGTTGCCCTGGCCGGTCACACCCTTGAACACCAGGAACAGGGTGGTGGTGCCGGAGGGGGCGTTGGTGATGTTCGCGTTGACGTTGACGAAGGTGTCCCAGCTACCGGTGACCGGTACGGTCGCCGTGCCGAGCAGGGTGCCGGTGGCCGAGCCCGCCCGCACCTCGATGGTGCCGCCCACCCCGCCGGAGGAGACCCGTGCCGTGAACGTCCTGGCGTTGCCCAGCGCGTAGGGCTGGAAGGAGATCCAGTCACCGTTGTCGACGAACCCCGCGGTCTTGGCGCCTTCGGCGGGGCCGTGGTCGGCGATCTGGATGCCGGACTGGGCGCCGAAGTGCTCGGCCTGGCGGTGACGGGGCTGCAGGGTGCGGATGCTGTGCGTGGTCAGGCCGGCCGCGTCGGTGTACTCGGCGTCGAGGACGCCGTAGACGTTGGCGGCGGAGTCGTGCTCACCGTCGATGGGAACCGCGATGCTTCCGGTGCATCCGTTCTTGGAGGTGATGGAGTGGCGGTGGCTGTCGTGACCCAGCAGGTAGGTGACCTTGACCTTGGTGCAGTCGATGGCTCCGTCCTCGGGGTCGGTGACGTTGACCGTGAAGGGCACGGTGTCACCGAAGGAGAACAGCTGCCCCTCGGCAGGCGTGGTGAACGTCACGGTGGGCGCGGTGTTGCCGACGGTCACGATGACGCTCGCGGTCGCGGTCAGCCCGGCCGAGTCGGTGACGGTCAGCGTCGGGGTGTAGGTGCCGTTGGTGTTGTAGGTGTAGGTCGGGTTGGCCGCGGTGGAGGTGCCGCCGTCGCCGAACCTCCACGAGTAGGTCAGCGCGCCGCCCTCGGGGTCGGAGCTGCCGGCCGAGGAGAAGGTGACCGCCAGGGGCCTGGGACCGGAGGTCTTGTTGGCCGCGACCTTGGCGATCGGGTTGCGGTTGGTACCCGCGAGATACTCCACCCGGTAAAGGGCCTGGTTGTCGCTGCCGGTGCCGTAGTCGAGCACATACAGCGCGCCCTCGGGACCGAAGGCCATGTCCATCACCTGGGTGCCGGTCCAGGGGAAGTCCTCGATCACGCCGGGGGCGCCGTCACCCTTCACCTCGATCGCCTTGATCCATCTGCGGCCCAGCTCACCGGCGAAGTAGCGGCCGTCGAGGGAGGCGGGGAACTTGACGTTCGATTCGAGATCGGCGTCGTAGCGGTAGACCGGTCCGCCCATCGGGGATTCGGAGCCGCCGCCGAACTCCGGCGGGGTGCCGGCCTCGCCGCCGTAGCGGATCCAGCTCGGCTTGGCCGGGGGCAGCGTGGTCAGGCCGGTGTTGCGGAAGGAGTTGTTGGTCGGGCCGCCGGCGCAGTCGTACTTGGCCGCGGACGGGCCGGAGGGGAAGGTGTATTCGTTATAGGTCTCGGCGGTGGTGTTGGTGCCGGTGCAGTACGGCCAGCCGTAGTTGCCCGGGGCGGTGATCCGGTCGAATTCGACCTGGCCGCCGGGGCCGCGGCCCGGGTCGGCGCCGCCGGCGTCGGGGCCGTAGTCGCCGAGGTAGACGATGCCGGTGGGCTTGTCCACCGACATGCGGAACGGGTTGCGGAAGCCCATCGCGTAGATCTCGGGGCGGGTCTTGGCGGTGCCGGGCGGGAACAGGTTGCCGGCCGGGACGGTGTAGGTGCCGTCGGGCTGGGGTTTGATCCGCAGGAGTTTGCCGCGCAGGTCGTTGGTGTTGCCCGAGGAGCGCTGGGCGTCGAACTGGGGGTTGCGGTCGGTGCGCTCGTCGATGGGGGTGTAGGAGTTGGACTCGAACGGGTTGGTGTCGTCGCCGGTGGTCAGGTAGAGGTTGCCGGCCGCGTCGAAGTCGATGTCGCCGCCCACGTGGCAGCACTGGCCTCGGTCGTTGGGCACCTCCAGGACGACTTTCTCGCTGGCCAGGTCCAGGGTGTCGTCGGTTTTGAGGGTGAACCGCGACAGGTTCAGGTGGCCTTTCCAGGCGTTGAAGGTGGCCGCGGTGCCGCTGGTGGGGGCGTCCCCGTCGGGAGTGGACAACCGGGGGGAGTAGTACAGGTAGACGTGGCGGTTGGTGGCGAAGTTCGGGTCGGCCGCGACGCCCTGCAGGCCTTCCTCGTCGTGGGTGTAGACGTTGAGCTTGCCCGCGACCTTGGTCACGCCGGCCGCGGTGGTGATCCGGACTGTGCCGTCGCGGGCGGTGTGCACCACCGAGCGGTTGGGCAGCACGGCCAGTGACATGGCCTCACCGAGCTTGGCCCCGCCGACGGCCAGCTGAACCTGCTGGTAGTCCGCGGGAGGGATGACGGCCGCAGCGGCGGCCGCGGCCGACGTGGCCGCGTGACCCGCATGACCCGCGTGGGCCGCCAGGCCCGTCTGACCGAGGGCGGCGGTGTAGGCCACGGGGGCGGTGGGGGAGGTGTACGTCGCGTTGAGCACCACGCCGCCGGCCGCGGCCAGCAACATCGTGGCGAACATTCGGGCCCAGGGCCGCGAACGTGGAGACATGAGGAAATCCCTTCCTGACCTGGGGGTTAAGTCAGGCAAGGCGCGCGCCGCCGCGCTGATTGCCGTGGTGCCTTTATTTGTCTCGGATAGCAATTAATTGGCTTTGTAACACGAGGATGACAGGTTGCGCACCCCTGAGTCAGGTAACGAATTAGCAACCGGCGATTCCGTCGCAGGTGGGCGAAAAAAACGTGCAGGGTTACGAAAACGTTACGTGGAGCGAAACGTTTCGACACTTGTGCCCCACCTATCGGACACCTTTAATTCGGCGAGGCATGCAAATTAATTCAGGAGCGTGACGTGCAACACGGCCGGGGCGGTGGTTGGAACGGCGACCAGAAGGGTTCGGCCAGGTCAGTGGGTATTCCCGCGGACCAGGCCACCGTGCGCCGATCCAACCTCTCCCTCGTGCTGCGCCACGTGAGCGAGCGAGGATCGCGGTCGAGATCACTCGTCGCCGCGGAGACGGGCCTCAACAAGACCACGGTCACCAGCCTCGTCGGAGAGCTGGTGGCACGCGGGCTGATCAAGGAGATCGGGCCGCAGCACGCGGGTGCCGTCGGTCGTCCAGGTCTCGCCCTCGCCTTGGACGGCTCCGGCGTGGGAGCGCTGGGTACGGAGGTCAACGTCGACTACGTCGCGGCCTTCGCCACCGACGTGGCCGGCCGGGTGCTCATCGACCGCCGGGTCGGCTTCGACGCGACGGGCGGCGGCCCTGAGCGCTCGCTCGACGAACTGGCAAGAACGATCAAGGAGGCTGTGGCCGAACTCGACCTGCTCGGCGTCACCCTCGCCGGAATCACCGTGGCGGTGCCCGGCCTCATCGACTCCGCCACCGGGATCGTCGAGGTCGCACCCAACCTCGGCTGGTACGGCGTGCCGGTCGCCAAGGTGCTCTCCAAGGCGGGCGTCGCACCGAACGTGCCGATCACCGTGGACAACGACGCGAACCTCGCCGCACTGGCGGAGTTCACCGCGGGAGTCGCGGCGGGCACCTCCGACCTCGTCTACCTGACGGGTGAGGTGGGTGTCGGCGGCGGTGTCATCGCGGGTGGACGGCTGCTGGGCGGTGCGGACGGTTTCGCCGGCGAGGTGGGGCACGTGATGGTGGACCCATCGGGCGAGCGGTGCGGTTGCGGCCGGATCGGCTGCTGGGAGACGAAGGTCGGCCTTGCGGCGCTGGTCCGGATGGTCACCCCGGAACGCGCCTACGGTGTCGGTGACGGAGTGGTGCGCGACCCGGAGGAACGGCTGGCCGAGATAGAGCTGCGACAGGCCGCGGGCGACCGCCGGGTCGACGCGGCCGTCATCGAGGTCGGTCGCTGGCTCGGACGCGGCGCGGCCACGCTGGTCAACCTGTTCAACCCGCGGGTGATCGTCATCGGCGGCTACTTCGCCAGACTCGCGGAGCAGATCATCCCCGTCGCGCAGACCGAGCTGAAACGACTGGGCGTCGCGGGATCGGCCTCCCGCTGCACCTTCGTCGCCTCCGACCTCGGCTTCGGCGCGGCCTCACGGGGCGCCGCCGGGATGGTCGTCGAACGGGTGCTCTCCGACCCCACCTCCATCGACATCCGCCACGTGGTGACCTCAAGACCAGGGGAGGAGCGCTGATCGAGTGCCGCAAGGCGTTCCCCGCTTGAGCCGATGAGACCACCGGACCCACAAGACCACTGAATCGGCAGATCCGCCGGACCTATGAGACCACTGAATCGGCAGACCCATCGGACCGGCGAAACCGTCGGACCGGCGGATCCGCCGGACCTACGAGACCACTGAATCTCGGTGGAGGGCCAGTGCCCGACCACCCCCGATACCCCCGTCCGTCCGGTTGACCCGGATACGTGACGGAGCCGTTCCCGCCGACCTCGGTTCCGATGCGGTGGTGCCGCTTCGAGTCGCCGGACGGACGGGTCCCCCCATCCTGAAACCAGCTGGACATGATCCAGGAGGCTCTCATGTCGGAGTCACCCCCCGACCCCATACCCCTGCTGTTGATGCGGGGGATCGTTAAGCAGTTTCCCGGTGTGCGTGCGCTGGACGGCGTCGACCTGGAGGTGTTGCCCGGTGAGGTGCACTGCCTGCTGGGCCAGAACGGCGCGGGAAAATCCACGCTGATCAAAGTGCTGGCCGGGGCGCATCAACCCGACGAGGGCACGATCACGCTGGGCGGGGAGGCGGTGCGGCTGTCGTCGCCGACCGCGGCGATCAAGCTGGGGATCTCCACCATCTACCAGGAGCTGGACCTGGTCGACGGGCTGAGCGTGGCCGAGAACATCTTCTTGGGCCATGAGATGGCCCGGCTGGGATTCGTCAGCCGCGGCGAGGCCAACCGGGCGGCGCGCGGGTTGCTGGAGCGGCTGGGGCACGGGGAGATCCGGCCGAACACCGAGGTGGGCCGGCTGTCGCCGGCGGCCAAGCAGGTGGTGAGCATGGCGCGGGCGTTGTCGCATGACACCCGGTTGATCATCATGGATGAGCCGTCGGCGGCGTTGGCTCATGACGAGGTGGGCAACCTGTTTCGGATCATCCGGGAGTTGACCGCGCAACGGGTGGCGGTGGTGTACATCTCGCATCGGCTGGAGGAGATCCGCGAGATCGGGGATCGGGTGACGGTGCTCAAGGACGGGCGGACCGCGGCGGTGGGGTTGCCGGCCAAGACGACGCCGACCGCGCAGGTGGTGGCGTTGATGACCGGCCGCAATGTGGAGTATGTGTTCCCGCCGCGCCGCCCCGCCCCCGCAGCGGGAGCGGAGGAGAGCACCGGTGGGGGTGAGCCGGTGTTGCGGGTGCGGGATCTGACGGTGCCGGGGGTGTTCGCCGGGGTGTCGTTCGAGGTGGCGGCCGGGGAGATCGTGGGGTTGGCCGGGTTGGTCGGGTCGGGCCGCTCGGAGATCATCGAGGCGATTTACGGGGCGCGCCGGTTTTCCGGGTCGGTGGTGTTGGAGGGTGGCCGGTGGGCCGGGGCGGTACGTCTGGGGCGGTGCGCCGGGGGATGGGGTTGGCGCCGGAGGAGCGTAAGGCGCAGGCGTTGCTGCTGGATCAGAGTGTGACGCGCAATATCAGCCTGGCGAGTTTGGGCCGGTATTCGCGGTGGGGGTGGATGGATCGGCGGGCGGAGGCGGCCGAGGCGGCGGAGTTGGTGGCGGCGTTGGATATCCGCCCGGCGGATCCGGAGCGGCCGATCAAGACGTTGTCGGGGGGTAATCAGCAAAAGGCGGTGCTGGCGCGGTGGTTGGTCAACGGGCGGCGGTTGTTGTTGCTGGATGAGCCGACGCGGGGGGTGGATGTCGGGGCGCGGGCGGAGTTGTATGCGGTGGTGCGGCGGTTGGCCGATACGGGGGTGGGGGTGTTGCTGGTTTCCAGTGAGGTGCCGGAGGTGTTGGGGTTGGCCGATCGGGTGTTGGTGATCCGGGAGGGTCGGATCATTCATCGGGCGGCGGCGGCGGAGCTGGACGAACATCGGGTACTCGACATGATCATGGAGGGGAGTGCGCTGTGAGCGATC
It includes:
- a CDS encoding ATP-binding cassette domain-containing protein, which produces MLLDQSVTRNISLASLGRYSRWGWMDRRAEAAEAAELVAALDIRPADPERPIKTLSGGNQQKAVLARWLVNGRRLLLLDEPTRGVDVGARAELYAVVRRLADTGVGVLLVSSEVPEVLGLADRVLVIREGRIIHRAAAAELDEHRVLDMIMEGSAL
- a CDS encoding sugar ABC transporter ATP-binding protein; its protein translation is MSESPPDPIPLLLMRGIVKQFPGVRALDGVDLEVLPGEVHCLLGQNGAGKSTLIKVLAGAHQPDEGTITLGGEAVRLSSPTAAIKLGISTIYQELDLVDGLSVAENIFLGHEMARLGFVSRGEANRAARGLLERLGHGEIRPNTEVGRLSPAAKQVVSMARALSHDTRLIIMDEPSAALAHDEVGNLFRIIRELTAQRVAVVYISHRLEEIREIGDRVTVLKDGRTAAVGLPAKTTPTAQVVALMTGRNVEYVFPPRRPAPAAGAEESTGGGEPVLRVRDLTVPGVFAGVSFEVAAGEIVGLAGLVGSGRSEIIEAIYGARRFSGSVVLEGGRWAGAVRLGRCAGGWGWRRRSVRRRRCCWIRV
- a CDS encoding ROK family transcriptional regulator — translated: MQHGRGGGWNGDQKGSARSVGIPADQATVRRSNLSLVLRHVSERGSRSRSLVAAETGLNKTTVTSLVGELVARGLIKEIGPQHAGAVGRPGLALALDGSGVGALGTEVNVDYVAAFATDVAGRVLIDRRVGFDATGGGPERSLDELARTIKEAVAELDLLGVTLAGITVAVPGLIDSATGIVEVAPNLGWYGVPVAKVLSKAGVAPNVPITVDNDANLAALAEFTAGVAAGTSDLVYLTGEVGVGGGVIAGGRLLGGADGFAGEVGHVMVDPSGERCGCGRIGCWETKVGLAALVRMVTPERAYGVGDGVVRDPEERLAEIELRQAAGDRRVDAAVIEVGRWLGRGAATLVNLFNPRVIVIGGYFARLAEQIIPVAQTELKRLGVAGSASRCTFVASDLGFGAASRGAAGMVVERVLSDPTSIDIRHVVTSRPGEER
- a CDS encoding carbohydrate-binding protein, giving the protein MSPRSRPWARMFATMLLAAAGGVVLNATYTSPTAPVAYTAALGQTGLAAHAGHAGHAATSAAAAAAAVIPPADYQQVQLAVGGAKLGEAMSLAVLPNRSVVHTARDGTVRITTAAGVTKVAGKLNVYTHDEEGLQGVAADPNFATNRHVYLYYSPRLSTPDGDAPTSGTAATFNAWKGHLNLSRFTLKTDDTLDLASEKVVLEVPNDRGQCCHVGGDIDFDAAGNLYLTTGDDTNPFESNSYTPIDERTDRNPQFDAQRSSGNTNDLRGKLLRIKPQPDGTYTVPAGNLFPPGTAKTRPEIYAMGFRNPFRMSVDKPTGIVYLGDYGPDAGGADPGRGPGGQVEFDRITAPGNYGWPYCTGTNTTAETYNEYTFPSGPSAAKYDCAGGPTNNSFRNTGLTTLPPAKPSWIRYGGEAGTPPEFGGGSESPMGGPVYRYDADLESNVKFPASLDGRYFAGELGRRWIKAIEVKGDGAPGVIEDFPWTGTQVMDMAFGPEGALYVLDYGTGSDNQALYRVEYLAGTNRNPIAKVAANKTSGPRPLAVTFSSAGSSDPEGGALTYSWRFGDGGTSTAANPTYTYNTNGTYTPTLTVTDSAGLTATASVIVTVGNTAPTVTFTTPAEGQLFSFGDTVPFTVNVTDPEDGAIDCTKVKVTYLLGHDSHRHSITSKNGCTGSIAVPIDGEHDSAANVYGVLDAEYTDAAGLTTHSIRTLQPRHRQAEHFGAQSGIQIADHGPAEGAKTAGFVDNGDWISFQPYALGNARTFTARVSSGGVGGTIEVRAGSATGTLLGTATVPVTGSWDTFVNVNANITNAPSGTTTLFLVFKGVTGQGNLFDLDAFTFGTGTGGTTQTVEGEAYTSTLGVQPADHAGASGGKTAGYVDNGDWAGYSSVNTAGATAFSARVSSGGPGGTIQIRSGSATGTLLGSVNVANTGSWDTFVNVSTTLTGSASGALFLSFTGGSGALLDVDTLTITK
- a CDS encoding ThuA domain-containing protein, encoding MRSLLRRGLTAMGAATLVAATVLVPTAAQAADPAYKVLVFSKTAGFRHDAIPTGIQTIRDLGAANNFTVTATEDAAAFTTGNLAQYKAVVFLSTTGDVLNNTQQAAFESYVNGGGGYFGVHAAADTEYDWPYYGSNLAGAWFKGHPAPQQATVKTEDRAHAATAHLAPTWSRSDEWYNYRTNPRSTAHVLQTLDEGSYSGGDMGDHPITWCRPVASGRSFYTGLGHTIASYAEPGFRTLLLGGIRYAAGMAKADCRPETGYTPLYNGSTTGWTQTGPGSFTNSDSTLTSTGGMGVLWYSAKKFAAYSLKLDWKLAGDDNSGVFVGLPASDPLNTSKGYEVQIDATDSADRTTGSVYAVKSADIAARDAALNPPGAWNTYELLVQGERLQVFLNGTRINDFTNTNPARSLREGHIGIQNHGTGDDVAFRNIRIKELGGTGPVTQTVEGEAYTSTLGVQPADHGGASGGRTAGYIDRGDWAGYSSVNTAGATAFSARVSSAGPGGTIQIRSGSATGTLLGSVNVPNTGSWDTFVNVSTTLTGSASGPLFLAFTSTGTGSLFDVDTFTITK